GCGAAGTCAATTTCAATAAATGACTTAAAATGAATGCACTGCATAAAGCTATTCCAAACAGACCGTATAACTGGGCTGCAATTAGAAAAGGGAAGCGGATAAGGCGAATGGTATTACTTATTTGGTAAATCGGCACCGTAAATGAAGCCAAGGCTGCCAAAGCGACAAGCATCAGTAAGACATTACTGACAAATCCAGCTTCCACAGCGGCTGTACCGATGACTATACCGCCAACAATACCAATGGTGGAACCAACCTTAGCAGGCAGCCTGACCGCTGCTTCCCTCAGCAATTCAATTGTCCCTTCCAGCAAGATAGCCTCCAAGATCGGCGGAAAAGGAATCACTCCCCTTGATGAAATTAAGATTGGCAGCAAATCCGTTGGAATCACTTGATAATGATAGGTTAAAACGGCAACATACAGAGGTGAAGATAAAACGGAAAACAGCACTGCGAAAAGCCGAATCAAACGGAATGAGGTGCCGAGATTCCAAATTTGAAAATAATCTTCAAATGACGAAAAGAACGAAATGATGGTGTTTGGACCAACTAATGCATGTGGAGATCCGTCCAGCATGATCCCAATTTTCCCTTCCGATAATACACTGGCCAGATGATCAGGCCGCTCCGTATCAATCAGTTGCGGAAACATCGAATTTCGATTATCCGTGATCATCTGGCTTACAAACGAAATATCGACGATCGTATCATAATCTATATCTTCTATCCTCTGCATGACTGTATTAACGATCTGTTGATTTACTATCCCATCTATATAGAGTACCGCTAACCTTGTTTGCGAGATGCTGCCGACCCTTAATTCCTTGGACTGCAATTCAGGGGTGGGCAACCGGTTACGGATCAGATTCAAATTCGAATCAAGCGATTCAACAAATGCCTCCTTGGACCCAACGACCGTATACTCCGACTCGGGTGTGGAAACTTGCCTTTTCACACTATGAACACATGGAATCAACAAACACATTTCATCATCTTGCTTGTATTGAACCATGATTGTTCCTGCCAAAACCAACCTTTGGATGTCTTTTAGATCAGCTGTCAATTTCATATCTTCAATTGGAATATCGCCTTTTAATTGCTTAAGATCCTTCTTTGGTTGATTCGACATGACAGCCAATACTTGTTCATGAAGCTGTTGTACACTAACCAGTGAATTGAAGTAGGAAATAGTGTAGCCATCATCATTCGGGAATTGGAAGGTAAGAAAATCATTAGATGCTTTAAACTTTTTAAGGAGTTCCTGAAAATCCTTGGAAGTGACCTGAAAGGATGCTGCATCCATTTTCCTCCCGCCCTTAAAAAATCTCACCATCCCACCCCCATTTCCTTCTTAAAGTTTTTCGTTCATTCGATTATTGTAACCACCCTATTTAAAGTTAGTCATGATCCACCGATATCTTTAAAATAGGAAAAGACCTATCCGGAATCCACCGGATAAGCCTTTACGTTTTAATTCTTTAATGAATACCAATTACCTTGGACTTGGAAAAATCCGTGTTACTAAATCACGGAACTCATCAGCGAATCCTGCAACAGGTTTTCCATTCTGAATATCATTGGCATACCCTTTCATCCTTTGAACAAAGTCCGGGTTTGTCGACACATAAACTTGGTCCACCGAAGGATCGGCTCCCCTTACTGCATCAGCAATCCTATCTTTAAGGTCATTTGAGATATCCTTATCCCCGCCGTCTTTCAATACTGCCCCTACATAGGCATTATTATCAGTAACGATGACACTTGCGTTACTTACTTCCTTCAAGGCTTCGACCCGGTTTGAGATATCCTCGGAGACCCTCATATCATTTATGCCATTATCATTGTTGTCATTATTATCATTAACGTTATCATTAACGTTTTGCCTTGTATCGCTTACATTCATCGGATTATCCAAATTATCTTGATGGGTACGATTCAGGCCAAGATTTTCACTGGCACCTTCTTTATTATTATATGAACAACCTGTAATCACTAAAGCCATCATCACACTTGATACTATCGCTTTATAATTCATAATCTTCACTCCTCTAAATCGTTTAACATTACTATTTACGAGGAGAGGATAGATTATTCAGAAGAAGTGATTTTCAAGCCGATAATCCCCACTAAAATTAAACCGACGAATACCAAACGCATCGCATCCTTAGGCTCGTTAAATACGATGATGCCAACCAGAACAGCCCCAAGAGCCCCTATTCCGGTCCAAATTGCATACGCTGTTCCCATAGGCAGGGTTTTTATCGCAGATGATAAAAAATAAAAACTAATGACCATACCGGCAATCGTTATGATAGAAGGCAATAATTTCGTAAAACCCTCAGTATACTTTAAACTTGTCGCCCATACCACTTCAAATAATCCGGCAATCACCAATTGAATCCAAGCCACCTTTTTTCCCTCCAATTACAGAAAAAGCCCGAAAGGTCATAATTCATAACCTCCCGGGCTTTTTTCCCTCCGTGTACGCAGATTCCTGCGCGTTTCTCTTGGACCATTCCGGTAAAATTCAACCGAGGAACCCTAGAAACTCATTATTCCCATACTATCATGTACATTTCAAATCGGTCAAACATTTATGCATTGCTTCTGTTTCTAGACTTCCACTTGTCACCTTTTATTGAAAACCAAATATTTTTAAAGGGTTCAGGTATTTCTTTAGCCGCATCAACCGTATATTGAACGGCCTCTTTTTTATATTGAACATCTTCAGTGATTTCTTGCTGTGTCATGGCGAGTTGGTCCGTCTCCGATTTAATTTGGTCCGTTT
This sequence is a window from Brevibacillus sp. JNUCC-41. Protein-coding genes within it:
- a CDS encoding YhcN/YlaJ family sporulation lipoprotein; its protein translation is MNYKAIVSSVMMALVITGCSYNNKEGASENLGLNRTHQDNLDNPMNVSDTRQNVNDNVNDNNDNNDNGINDMRVSEDISNRVEALKEVSNASVIVTDNNAYVGAVLKDGGDKDISNDLKDRIADAVRGADPSVDQVYVSTNPDFVQRMKGYANDIQNGKPVAGFADEFRDLVTRIFPSPR
- the sugE gene encoding quaternary ammonium compound efflux SMR transporter SugE, yielding MAWIQLVIAGLFEVVWATSLKYTEGFTKLLPSIITIAGMVISFYFLSSAIKTLPMGTAYAIWTGIGALGAVLVGIIVFNEPKDAMRLVFVGLILVGIIGLKITSSE
- a CDS encoding spore germination protein — encoded protein: MVRFFKGGRKMDAASFQVTSKDFQELLKKFKASNDFLTFQFPNDDGYTISYFNSLVSVQQLHEQVLAVMSNQPKKDLKQLKGDIPIEDMKLTADLKDIQRLVLAGTIMVQYKQDDEMCLLIPCVHSVKRQVSTPESEYTVVGSKEAFVESLDSNLNLIRNRLPTPELQSKELRVGSISQTRLAVLYIDGIVNQQIVNTVMQRIEDIDYDTIVDISFVSQMITDNRNSMFPQLIDTERPDHLASVLSEGKIGIMLDGSPHALVGPNTIISFFSSFEDYFQIWNLGTSFRLIRLFAVLFSVLSSPLYVAVLTYHYQVIPTDLLPILISSRGVIPFPPILEAILLEGTIELLREAAVRLPAKVGSTIGIVGGIVIGTAAVEAGFVSNVLLMLVALAALASFTVPIYQISNTIRLIRFPFLIAAQLYGLFGIALCSAFILSHLLKLTSLGSPYLDPLYPLRIHDFKDSLIRLPFSKQKKRPQFLRTENPLRIRKEAEERNSHGDIDE
- a CDS encoding DUF948 domain-containing protein, with the protein product MIIVYISLALFIGSIIYLAFFAFKTFKDSKPTIENVTETVTRIQAKTDQIKSETDQLAMTQQEITEDVQYKKEAVQYTVDAAKEIPEPFKNIWFSIKGDKWKSRNRSNA